TTTTGTCTTATAAACTTAAATGTGGAGAATATGGGATTCGAACCCATGACCTCTTGCATGCCATGCAAGCACTCTAGCCAACTGAGCTAATCCCCCGATTGGAGTGCAAAGATGTGTGAGAGAATTGGGATAACCAAGGATTTGATTCATTTTTACTTAATATAAAATCTTCTGAACAATAATAATCTGGCATCCAGAGCATTAAATAGAAAAGGAGGCTTATTCCTGAATAAACCTCCTTTTCTTCTATCTCAATGTTCTATTTATCATTTATTACCACCCAGCAATTTTGTAAACAACCAGATAACCAATCCTATAACAGCTATTACCAGAATGGCACCGGTCCACATACCACCTTTGAATATACCGCCAACAACTTCACAACTTGTTAGGCCAATTAATAGAAAAAATACGACGAGGATGTTGATGTAGGCTTTCATGCGTATAATAATTTAGGTTAATTTATATATACCCATTATTATAAAAATCATTCCACACTATTTTGTGCGCATATTTACACAAAATCACAACATATTCACCGGAATCAGCTTTTGCAGATCATTTTCAAGCAGCATTTCAAAAAGTTTGACAGTAGCTGCCGCATCGCCCTGGGCCCGGTGACGATTTTCAATAAGTATCTGTAAACTCTCACACAAATTACCCAGACTATACGACTTCAATCCGGGAAAAATTTTGCGGCTAAGCTGCACAGTACAAAGCAAATCTCTCTGAAAATATTCATCCAGTGCACCAAATTCTTTCTTCAAAAATCCATAATCAAATTTGGCATTATGTGCGACAAACCAGGCATCTTTTGTCAAGGCACGGACAGAATCCTGTACATCCGAAAAAGTAGGTGCGTCCTGAACCATCAGGTTATCAATTCCCGTCAGCCGGGTAATAAAAGGGGGAATAAAAATTTCTGGATTAATCAGGGAATGAAAAAAATCAATCACTTCCACTCCATTATGACGAAAAACAGCTATCTCAGTTATGCGGGAATTGCCACCTCCTCCGGTCGTCTCTATATCAACAATGGCGTACATTACTTACTGAATCTCTGCATAGGTAAATAAAAAATTTCAGGGGGTAAACTATAACAATCCGTTCCGGTTAACTTATAAATTTAAATACAAAAATAACAAAAAAATCCCCGCATCAAGCGGGGATTTAACTTAATATTCGATTAAACTTTTTGACTTATTCCATTTGAAAAACAACCGGAAGATTGAAGCGAACACGTACAGGAACTCCTGATTGACGTCCAGCTTTCCATTTCGGCATTAATTTGATAACACGTTCAGCCTCTTCATCACAGCCAAATCCGATTCCCTTCAACGTCTGTACGTTTTCTATTTTACCGTCTGCTCCTACTACAAAAGAAACAAATACACGGCCCTGAATACCGGCATCTGCTGCCTGACGTGGATATTTAAGATTCTTTCTCAAAAATTCACCCATGGCTGCATTTCCCCCCATAAACTCAGGCGCTTGTTCAACCGCAAATAATTCTGTTTCCTTAGGACTAGCTATGTCAACAGATACCCCCTTGCTTGGCGCAGTTTCTGCTGTTGGCGGCTCAATCGTTAAAATATCAGAATTCCCCTGAATAGTTTCCGGTCCTGCCACTGCATTTTGCAAATCTTCAACGGTTGGCGGTGTAATTTCTTCCGGAACCATATGATCAGGCAAAACCTCATAATTCTGGTATTTAACCGTATTGACCTTAGGCTGAGGTTTTAAAGGTTCTGCGGGAGGAGGAAGTTTTGCCTCGGGCCTGATGTTTATAATTTCCAACTCACCTTCAAACCCGATATCATCTTTTTTCGGTTCGGGAACAAGCCGGGCATACAGATTTGGCAGCAGCATTATTAGCAGAAAAAAAGTAACCCCTAGCAGTAATGACCGCTGCATTGTTTTTTTATACCCTTTTCTCAACTGATACGCACCGTAAAGCTTGTTACGGTTTTCAAACACGATGTCATTTAATGTTTTTTCCATGGCTAATAGATTATAATGTTCAACACTCAATAATTGGAGCGTTTCCGGATCAGCCGTTTCAACAATATTGCTGAAAGCCTGCTCAAACGAATCCCCGTCCCAAAGTCTTTCTTCTGCTTCACACGCCAAATGATCAAGTATCTCGGGAAACAATTCCGGATCCAGGCCATTTTTCTTTAAATAATTGCTAAGCAATTCTATTCGGTTATTTTGAAGGCGTTTCATCTGTAAGAAATTTAGGGTATTACAGGATCAGGAAAAACTATTAGCCAATGGATTTATTATTCTGTCGCCAAACTCTTAGGCGCTAATAATAACCGTATTGCATCTACAAAACGTTCAAGATCATCCGTTTTTGTACGCGCAGCCTCAGTGCCGGGTGTTGTCAGAGAATAATATTTTCTCAGTCTTCCATCCACCTCAACAGATTCAGTCACTAAAAATCCGTCCTGTTCCAACTTATGTAAAACAGGATACAGCGCACCAAAAGTAAGTGCAATTGCCCCTCCCGTCCGTTCTTTCACTTCCTGGGTAATTTCATAACCGTACATGCGTTTTTGCTCAGCCAGCAAATTCAAAACGATGGTTTTAAGCGTACCACGTACGTATTCGTTACTTGTTGTGTTCGTATCCATAATGTATTTTTTACCTAACAAATATATATAAGTTTTTTATATATACAATAGCAAACTTAAAATATTAATGAATTTATAAAATTCTTTCGATTAACGCCTATTCATCCGTCAGTGGTATAGAGCGGTTAATACGTTCTTCCAGTGAAATAAATGTTTCCGTCCTTTGGATTCCATTTACTTTCTGAATTTTATCGTGCAGAATTTCTCTTAAATGTCCGGTATCGCGACAAACAATTTTTACAAAAATACTGTAAATACCGGTTGTATAATGTATGTTCACTACCTCCGGAATGCGCTCCAACTCGGAAGCAACCTGCTCATACAAAGAACTTTTATCCAGATAAACCCCCAGGAAAGCACTGATATCCCATCCAAGCTTAGTCGGATCAATCAGTAATTGTGAACCTTTCACAATACCGAGTTGTTCCATTTTCTTCATACGCACGTGAACTGTACCACCGGACACAAATACACGCTTTCCGATCTCGGTATATGGCAGTGCAGCATTCTCAATCAGCAATGACAGAATTCTCAAATCAGTGCTGTCTATATCTGAATATTTTTGCATTTAGGGGATTTTTATTGAAGGATTTGCAAGTTATTTAAGCAATTTATAAAAATATCGTAAATTTTTCGATTTTTTTATGCAAATATTTTATATTTAAAACTTAACCGCTTACTTTTGCAGTGTGGTTTCCGGGAAGACAATTTATTTGAAAGTTTGGAATACACAAAATATCACATTGTAGGGTGATGAAATTGGCAGCCATGCCCTCCTGTCTCGGGGGTGGTGAATCAGGGATAAACACGGTATAATGCCGACGAGAGTCGACTGGGGTGGACCACCAACAGTATTTTGTATCGCGGCTAACCGCACCGTGGGTGGTTCGAATCCCCCTCCTACAGCAAAAAAAACTTGACAAGCGATTTTTTTCGTAGTAGTTTTATTTGGTTTTTAGTTTGTTGATGAAGTGTAATTTGACACGCGGGTTCATTTTGAAACCTGCGTGTTTTTCTTTTTTAGAATAAAAAAGCCCTTTCCGTGTCAATTTGGCACTTATTACAATGATTCTTCGAAAAACCGAAAATAATAACAAGTAACTGAGGTTCACCTAAAATTCTATTCTTCATAGATCATTTTCCTCGTCATCCCCCCATCGATGACAAAATTTGCTCCTGTAATGAAATTATTTTCAGGATTTGTCAAAAATAAACAAGCCCTCGAAATGTCTTCCGGCTTCCCA
The nucleotide sequence above comes from Dyadobacter subterraneus. Encoded proteins:
- a CDS encoding 3'-5' exonuclease, with product MYAIVDIETTGGGGNSRITEIAVFRHNGVEVIDFFHSLINPEIFIPPFITRLTGIDNLMVQDAPTFSDVQDSVRALTKDAWFVAHNAKFDYGFLKKEFGALDEYFQRDLLCTVQLSRKIFPGLKSYSLGNLCESLQILIENRHRAQGDAAATVKLFEMLLENDLQKLIPVNML
- a CDS encoding energy transducer TonB, translating into MKRLQNNRIELLSNYLKKNGLDPELFPEILDHLACEAEERLWDGDSFEQAFSNIVETADPETLQLLSVEHYNLLAMEKTLNDIVFENRNKLYGAYQLRKGYKKTMQRSLLLGVTFFLLIMLLPNLYARLVPEPKKDDIGFEGELEIINIRPEAKLPPPAEPLKPQPKVNTVKYQNYEVLPDHMVPEEITPPTVEDLQNAVAGPETIQGNSDILTIEPPTAETAPSKGVSVDIASPKETELFAVEQAPEFMGGNAAMGEFLRKNLKYPRQAADAGIQGRVFVSFVVGADGKIENVQTLKGIGFGCDEEAERVIKLMPKWKAGRQSGVPVRVRFNLPVVFQME
- a CDS encoding PadR family transcriptional regulator encodes the protein MDTNTTSNEYVRGTLKTIVLNLLAEQKRMYGYEITQEVKERTGGAIALTFGALYPVLHKLEQDGFLVTESVEVDGRLRKYYSLTTPGTEAARTKTDDLERFVDAIRLLLAPKSLATE
- a CDS encoding Lrp/AsnC ligand binding domain-containing protein, whose protein sequence is MQKYSDIDSTDLRILSLLIENAALPYTEIGKRVFVSGGTVHVRMKKMEQLGIVKGSQLLIDPTKLGWDISAFLGVYLDKSSLYEQVASELERIPEVVNIHYTTGIYSIFVKIVCRDTGHLREILHDKIQKVNGIQRTETFISLEERINRSIPLTDE